From the genome of Desulfovibrio sp. JY:
AAATGGCCGGGTCGAGATAAAACGCGCCGCGCTCCACCTGCCGGAGCCCCTCGATCAGCCGTTCGGCGGCGGCGTCCTTGGTCAGGTAGCCGTTGGCCCCGGCTTTGACGGCTTCGACGACATAGTCCGGCTTGGTGTGCATGCTGACGACGAGGATGAAGATCCCGGGCAGCATGGAGCGCATCTCCCGCACGAGCTGGATGCCGGACCGATCGGGCAGGGAGATGTCGATCAGGGCCACGTCGGGTCGGCAGGCGCGGGCGGCGCGCATGGCGTCGGCGGCGGTGCCGGCCTCGGCGGCGATGACGGTGTGGGCATCCCGACGCAGGATGGCCTTGAGGCCTTCCCGGTACAGCGGATGATCGTCAACGATCAGCATCCGTTTCGGTTCCATGTCCCCGCTCCCTGGTATAGTTGACCTCGGCCACGATCAGGCAGCCCCGTTCCGGCTCGGCCACGATCCGCAGCCGGCCGCCCAAAAGCGCCATCCGTTCGCGCATGCTGGCCAGGCCCATGCGCCGTTCCCGGCCGGCCTGCGCCATCCGTTCCTGGACGGCGAAGCCCCGGCCGTCATCCTTGATGCGCACGATAAGCATCGGGTACGATTCCACCAACCGGACCGACACGTGCTTTGCCCCGGCATGCCGGCGGACATTGGTCAGGGCCTCCTGCACGACCCGGTAGAGGTTTATGGCCAGGTCCTGATCCAGGACCAGACCCTCCAGCCCCGCCTGGGAGAAGTCGACCGCGATGCCCGTGACCCTGCGGAAATCGTCGCACAGCCTTTTGAGGGCCTGGGGCAGGCCCAGGTGTTCCAGGTCCGGGGGACGCAGGTCGTAGGAGATTTCCCGGACCGCGGCGATGGCCCGGGAAAGCAGGGCCGAGAAGTCGTCGAGGCGGGACTCCACCGCCGGCGAGGCCAGCACCACCCCGTCGAGCAGCGTCTGGCCGGCAATCTTCGCTGCGGACAGGCACTGGGCCACATTGTCATGCAACTCCCGGGCCAATCGAGCCCGTTCGTGTTCCTGGGTTGCAATGAGATCGCCGGTCAGTTCCCGGATGCTCGCCTCGGCCCGCTTGAGTTCCGTCACGTCCGCATTGGTCCCGACGAATCGCACCGCGCCGGCATCGTCCCGGACCACCCGGCCACGCACCAAAATCCAGTGGACCGCGCCTGTTTTGGCCAGCATGCGTTGTTCGCAGACATAATCATCCTGGTTTCCCGCCAGGAATGCGGCAAAGGTCGCCCGCGCCCGTTCCCGGTCCTCGGGATGGATGCGCGTCATCCAGTCCTCAAGCGTCGCCAGGGAGGCCGCGCCGTCATAGCCGAGCAATTCCCGAAACCCCGGGTCCACATAGTAGGCCCCTGTCTGGGCGGTGAATTCCCAAATGCCGACCTTGGCCGCCCGGGTGGCCATCTCGTACCGGCTGTGGGCGTGGTCCAAAGCGGCCAGCATGGCGTTGATGGCCTTGGAGAGCCCGGTGATTTCATCGTTGCCGTCGACGAAGGTCCGCTGCCTGGAATTTTCGCTTTGCCCCAACTGGTCGATCTGGCGACTCAACCCGGTGATGCGGGACACGATGCGGCGCTCGACGAGATAGAGCATGGCCAGACCGAAGGTCATTCCGATCACCAGAAGAAACACGACATTATTGTTGAGGGTGCGTTGTTTCTGGCGATGGATGCGCCGGGGAAGCGTCACGGACACGAGCAGCGCCGGTTTGTCC
Proteins encoded in this window:
- a CDS encoding response regulator transcription factor; the protein is MEPKRMLIVDDHPLYREGLKAILRRDAHTVIAAEAGTAADAMRAARACRPDVALIDISLPDRSGIQLVREMRSMLPGIFILVVSMHTKPDYVVEAVKAGANGYLTKDAAAERLIEGLRQVERGAFYLDPAISQEVSRELLLGQQKHEVPFSSAYDGLTAREREVMRMVVEGLTTKEVADALSISVKTAEHHRCNLMKKLKLQNSVELVRYAAKLGLID
- a CDS encoding PAS domain-containing protein yields the protein MNLRRATIFIICATFCGLFAVLYAISKGNIQASFNYLEREEVDEELTRGVMALREARKALEITVADWAMWDDTYQFVADGNPGYVRSNITPQSFETVHVGLLLLYDAAGRLILGRTLAADGKDLAPVPEALTQHLTASPFLRQALGGEKAISGVLGAGGEAWLVAACPVLTSLRQGPARGVMVMGQRLDAARIKALGEAVMLDLAVVDLQLPALTPRLKDITATLLRTGDHQIIPEGDALIHGYALLRDVADKPALLVSVTLPRRIHRQKQRTLNNNVVFLLVIGMTFGLAMLYLVERRIVSRITGLSRQIDQLGQSENSRQRTFVDGNDEITGLSKAINAMLAALDHAHSRYEMATRAAKVGIWEFTAQTGAYYVDPGFRELLGYDGAASLATLEDWMTRIHPEDRERARATFAAFLAGNQDDYVCEQRMLAKTGAVHWILVRGRVVRDDAGAVRFVGTNADVTELKRAEASIRELTGDLIATQEHERARLARELHDNVAQCLSAAKIAGQTLLDGVVLASPAVESRLDDFSALLSRAIAAVREISYDLRPPDLEHLGLPQALKRLCDDFRRVTGIAVDFSQAGLEGLVLDQDLAINLYRVVQEALTNVRRHAGAKHVSVRLVESYPMLIVRIKDDGRGFAVQERMAQAGRERRMGLASMRERMALLGGRLRIVAEPERGCLIVAEVNYTRERGHGTETDADR